One Gammaproteobacteria bacterium DNA window includes the following coding sequences:
- a CDS encoding porin family protein, giving the protein MKKQYVQIAVIVAVFFSGVVSAKDIESTTTEIRGDLDLSLESSNTVTTGLPKSVSTEKYASTALLFYPLKNVGVGASWNYGSTVFESEGIKSERVSKIIGPLVAYQIGINSNFNIKLFGSVAMANVERRVEGSSARFNGFAFNFGGGVSYFLSDSVSLDIFARIARLTLKYESTDASVTDSKFGTGVGISIYLM; this is encoded by the coding sequence GGGGTGGTATCGGCGAAAGATATAGAGTCAACAACGACAGAGATTCGCGGTGATCTGGATTTATCATTGGAATCCTCAAACACTGTGACAACAGGCTTACCCAAATCTGTTTCGACTGAAAAATATGCTTCTACGGCTCTACTTTTTTATCCGCTAAAAAATGTCGGTGTCGGAGCGAGTTGGAATTATGGTTCGACTGTTTTTGAGTCTGAAGGAATTAAGAGCGAGCGTGTATCAAAAATTATTGGACCCTTGGTCGCCTATCAAATAGGAATCAACAGTAATTTCAATATCAAACTATTTGGATCGGTTGCTATGGCAAATGTTGAGCGACGTGTAGAAGGGAGTTCCGCGCGCTTCAATGGTTTTGCGTTTAACTTCGGTGGTGGCGTTTCATATTTTCTATCAGACTCTGTTTCCTTAGACATTTTTGCGCGAATTGCAAGACTTACACTGAAATATGAAAGCACAGATGCTTCTGTAACGGATTCAAAATTTGGAACGGGAGTCGGAATCTCAATTTATCTTATGTAA